A window from Streptomyces sp. NBC_00271 encodes these proteins:
- a CDS encoding DUF3093 domain-containing protein has protein sequence MQLSASLYEERLTAPRSWWAICFLIGIAMALVFLPFGTLPLLGALVGGTAVSAVVASAYGSIRIRVVGDSLIAGEAKIPVAALGDAEIMDQEEARAWRTYKADPRAFMLLRAYIPTALRVQVTDPADPTPYLYLSTREPERLIAALEAARATA, from the coding sequence ATGCAGCTCTCCGCCTCCCTGTACGAAGAACGCCTCACCGCCCCCCGCAGCTGGTGGGCGATCTGCTTCCTGATCGGGATAGCGATGGCCCTCGTTTTCCTCCCCTTCGGCACGCTTCCGCTGCTGGGCGCGCTGGTCGGCGGTACCGCGGTCTCGGCGGTCGTGGCGAGCGCGTACGGGTCGATCCGCATCCGGGTCGTCGGTGACTCCCTGATCGCGGGCGAGGCGAAGATCCCGGTCGCGGCCCTGGGCGACGCGGAGATCATGGACCAGGAGGAGGCGCGCGCCTGGCGCACGTACAAGGCGGACCCGCGCGCCTTCATGCTCCTGCGCGCCTACATCCCCACGGCCCTCCGCGTCCAGGTCACCGACCCGGCCGACCCCACGCCGTACCTGTACCTGTCCACGAGGGAGCCGGAGCGCCTGATCGCGGCGCTCGAGGCGGCTCGGGCCACGGCCTAG
- a CDS encoding ferrochelatase: MPDVLDATPYDALLLLSFGGPEGPDDVVPFLENVTRGRGIPKERLKEVGQHYFLFGGVSPINDQNRALLDALRKDFADHGLDLPVYWGNRNWAPYLTDTLREMVTDGRRRVLVLATSAYASYSGCRQYREDLAGALAALEAEGLELPKIDKLRHYFNHPGFVEPMIEGVLKSLAQLPEDVRAGAHLAFTTHSIPTAAADTSGPAEDHGDGGAYVKQHLDVAKLIADAVREETGIEHPWQLVYQSRSGAPHIPWLEPDICDHLEELHGAGVPAVVMAPIGFVSDHMEVLYDLDTEATAKAEELGLPVRRSATVGADPRFAAAIRDLVLERAATENGLQVTPCALGALGASHGLCPVGCCPARAPKPAAAGADSPYA, translated from the coding sequence ATGCCAGATGTGCTCGATGCCACCCCCTACGACGCCCTGCTCCTGCTCTCGTTCGGCGGCCCCGAAGGCCCGGACGACGTGGTTCCGTTCCTGGAGAACGTGACGCGGGGGAGAGGCATCCCCAAGGAACGGCTGAAGGAAGTGGGGCAGCACTACTTCCTGTTCGGCGGGGTCAGCCCGATCAACGACCAGAACCGTGCCCTGCTCGACGCCCTCCGCAAGGACTTCGCGGACCACGGCCTGGACCTGCCCGTGTACTGGGGCAACCGCAACTGGGCGCCGTACCTCACCGACACCCTGCGCGAGATGGTCACCGACGGCCGCCGCCGCGTCCTCGTCCTCGCCACCAGCGCGTACGCCTCGTACTCGGGCTGCCGGCAGTACCGCGAGGACCTCGCCGGTGCCCTGGCGGCCCTGGAGGCCGAGGGCCTGGAGCTGCCGAAGATCGACAAGCTGCGGCACTACTTCAACCACCCCGGCTTCGTCGAGCCCATGATCGAGGGCGTCCTGAAGTCCCTCGCCCAGCTCCCCGAGGACGTACGGGCGGGTGCGCACCTCGCCTTCACCACGCACTCCATCCCCACCGCCGCCGCCGACACCTCCGGCCCGGCCGAGGACCACGGCGACGGCGGCGCCTACGTCAAGCAGCACCTGGACGTGGCGAAGCTGATCGCCGACGCCGTGCGCGAGGAGACCGGGATCGAGCACCCCTGGCAGCTCGTGTACCAGTCGCGCTCCGGAGCCCCGCACATCCCGTGGCTCGAGCCCGACATCTGCGACCACCTGGAGGAGCTGCACGGGGCCGGGGTCCCGGCCGTCGTGATGGCCCCCATCGGGTTCGTCTCGGACCACATGGAGGTGCTGTACGACCTCGACACGGAGGCGACGGCCAAGGCGGAGGAGCTGGGGCTGCCCGTGCGCCGCTCGGCCACCGTGGGCGCCGACCCCCGCTTCGCCGCGGCGATCCGCGACCTCGTCCTGGAGCGCGCCGCGACAGAGAACGGGCTGCAGGTGACACCCTGCGCCCTGGGCGCGCTCGGCGCGAGCCACGGCCTGTGCCCTGTGGGCTGCTGCCCGGCCCGCGCCCCCAAGCCCGCCGCCGCGGGCGCCGACAGCCCGTACGCCTGA
- a CDS encoding MFS transporter, translating into MPSPYRALFAAPGSKGFSAAGFLGRMPLSMMGIGVVTMISQLTGRYGLAGALSATMALAAAVMGPQVSRMVDRHGQRRVLRPVTLFALAAAAGLLLAARFEWPDWVLFVCAAGIGCVPSIGAMIRARWAALYGGTPQLHTAYSFESVVDEICFIFGPIFSIGLSTVWFPEAGPLLAACFLAVGVFWLTSQRATEPVPHPREDHTSGSALRAAGLQVLVATFVATGAIFGAVDVVTVAFAEEQGHKGAASVVLALYAAGSCAAGAVFGLLHFKGTPERRWLLGICAMAVSMIPLLLVGNLPFLAVALFVAGLSIAPTMITTMSLIEQHVPRAKLTEGMTWVSTGLAVGVALGSSVAGWVIDAAGAKAGYGVPAVSGAVAVAVGFLGYRRLSRPVPQREGTHEHHSEREERHVA; encoded by the coding sequence GTGCCCAGCCCGTACCGCGCCCTGTTCGCCGCCCCCGGCTCCAAGGGCTTCTCCGCCGCGGGCTTCCTCGGCCGGATGCCCCTGTCGATGATGGGCATCGGCGTGGTGACGATGATCTCCCAGCTCACCGGGCGGTACGGGCTCGCGGGCGCGCTGTCGGCGACCATGGCACTCGCGGCCGCGGTGATGGGCCCCCAGGTCTCCCGGATGGTGGACCGGCACGGCCAGCGGCGGGTGCTGCGCCCCGTCACCCTGTTCGCGCTCGCGGCGGCCGCCGGGCTGCTGCTGGCCGCGCGCTTCGAGTGGCCGGACTGGGTGCTGTTCGTCTGCGCGGCCGGGATCGGCTGTGTCCCGAGCATCGGCGCGATGATCCGGGCCCGCTGGGCGGCCCTCTACGGAGGCACCCCGCAGTTGCACACCGCGTACTCGTTCGAGTCCGTGGTGGACGAGATCTGCTTCATCTTCGGGCCGATCTTCTCCATCGGCCTGTCCACGGTGTGGTTCCCGGAAGCCGGGCCCCTGCTCGCCGCCTGCTTCCTGGCGGTGGGCGTCTTCTGGCTGACCTCCCAGCGCGCGACCGAGCCCGTGCCGCACCCGCGTGAGGACCACACCAGCGGTTCGGCGCTGCGCGCGGCCGGACTCCAGGTCCTGGTGGCCACGTTCGTGGCGACCGGAGCGATCTTCGGGGCCGTGGACGTGGTCACCGTGGCCTTCGCGGAGGAGCAGGGTCACAAGGGCGCCGCGAGCGTGGTTCTGGCCCTCTATGCGGCGGGTTCATGCGCGGCGGGAGCCGTGTTCGGACTGCTGCATTTCAAGGGGACGCCCGAACGTCGGTGGCTGCTGGGCATATGCGCCATGGCCGTGAGTATGATCCCCCTGCTACTGGTCGGAAACTTGCCGTTTCTGGCCGTGGCGCTGTTCGTTGCGGGCCTGTCCATCGCTCCCACGATGATCACGACGATGTCCCTCATCGAACAGCACGTACCACGCGCGAAACTGACCGAGGGCATGACCTGGGTGAGCACCGGACTCGCGGTCGGGGTCGCGCTCGGCTCCTCCGTGGCCGGCTGGGTGATCGACGCCGCCGGTGCGAAGGCCGGGTACGGGGTTCCGGCGGTGTCCGGAGCCGTCGCGGTCGCGGTCGGATTCCTCGGGTATCGCCGGCTGAGCAGGCCGGTTCCGCAGCGGGAGGGGACCCATGAGCACCACAGTGAGCGGGAAGAGCGGCACGTGGCGTAA
- a CDS encoding sensor histidine kinase: MATTPAPPTAPPKPTWDPRRAEPPFPWLRPTIRIRLTLLYGGMFLIAGIMLLSIIYLLAAQALNTGAEPLFRIAGGTDIKVTSDNCPAVNSGLSLDAFNAAISHCIDLQRQSALDNLLSRSLLALLGLAIIAFAFGYAMAGRVLSPLGRITRTARAVAGSDLSRRIELDGPDDELKELADTFDDMLERLQRAFTAQQRFVGNASHELRTPLAINRTLLEVHLSDPGAPVELQQLGKTLLATNERSEQLVEGLLLLARSDNQIVERKPVDLAEVATQAVDQVHAEAAAKGVAIRGERAAAVVQGNGVLLERIALNLVQNAVRYNVPEDGWVEVTTQVQHGQAVLVVTNTGPVVPAYEIDNLFEPFRRLRTERTGSDKGVGLGLSIARSVARAHGGHIAAEPREGGGLVMRVTLPI; encoded by the coding sequence GTGGCCACGACTCCCGCGCCCCCCACAGCGCCTCCGAAGCCGACCTGGGACCCCAGAAGGGCGGAGCCTCCGTTCCCCTGGCTGCGCCCGACCATCCGCATACGGCTCACGCTGCTGTACGGCGGCATGTTCCTGATCGCCGGCATCATGCTGCTGTCGATCATCTATCTGCTCGCGGCGCAGGCCCTGAACACGGGCGCAGAGCCGCTCTTCAGGATCGCCGGCGGCACCGACATCAAGGTCACCAGCGACAACTGCCCCGCGGTCAACTCGGGCCTGTCGCTCGACGCCTTCAACGCCGCGATCAGCCACTGCATCGACCTCCAGCGCCAGTCCGCCCTGGACAACCTGCTCAGCCGCTCCCTGCTCGCCCTGCTCGGCCTCGCGATCATCGCCTTCGCCTTCGGCTACGCGATGGCGGGCCGCGTCCTGTCGCCGCTCGGCCGGATCACCCGCACCGCGCGCGCGGTGGCGGGCTCGGACCTGTCCCGGCGGATCGAGCTGGACGGCCCCGACGACGAGCTGAAGGAGCTGGCGGACACCTTCGACGACATGCTGGAGCGGCTGCAGCGGGCCTTCACCGCCCAGCAGCGTTTCGTCGGCAACGCCTCGCACGAACTGCGCACCCCGCTCGCGATCAACCGCACGCTCCTCGAGGTACACCTGTCCGACCCCGGAGCCCCGGTGGAGCTCCAGCAGCTCGGCAAGACGCTGCTCGCCACCAACGAGCGCAGCGAGCAGCTCGTCGAGGGCCTGCTGCTGCTCGCGCGCAGCGACAACCAGATCGTCGAGCGCAAGCCCGTGGATCTCGCCGAGGTCGCCACACAGGCCGTCGACCAGGTGCACGCCGAGGCCGCGGCCAAGGGCGTGGCGATCCGCGGGGAGCGCGCCGCGGCGGTCGTCCAGGGCAACGGCGTCCTGCTGGAGCGGATCGCCCTGAACCTCGTCCAGAACGCGGTGCGGTACAACGTGCCGGAGGACGGCTGGGTCGAGGTCACGACACAGGTCCAGCACGGCCAGGCGGTACTGGTGGTCACGAACACGGGTCCGGTGGTTCCCGCGTACGAGATCGACAATCTTTTTGAGCCTTTTCGGCGGCTGCGCACGGAGCGCACCGGCAGTGACAAGGGCGTGGGCCTCGGCCTTTCCATCGCCCGGTCGGTGGCCCGCGCACACGGGGGCCATATCGCGGCAGAGCCGCGCGAGGGGGGTGGGCTCGTGATGCGCGTCACCCTGCCGATCTGA
- a CDS encoding PaaI family thioesterase — protein sequence MSGTSAALKPPADAVAPVRHPDAPAPGELLGAHYEQCFGCGGEQSHGLHLEARAGEGVTVAAEFTVRPAHQGAPGLAHGGVLATALDETLGSLNWLLRTIAVTGRLETDFVLPVPVDTVLYLEAEVTAVAGRKIYSTATGRIGGPDGPVAVRADALFVEVKVDHFIDNGRPEEIRAAMNEPDQIRRVRAFEVNP from the coding sequence GTGAGTGGTACTTCCGCAGCTCTGAAGCCTCCCGCCGACGCCGTGGCGCCGGTGCGGCACCCCGACGCGCCCGCCCCCGGCGAGCTTCTCGGCGCCCACTACGAACAGTGTTTCGGGTGTGGCGGGGAGCAGTCGCACGGACTGCACCTGGAGGCCCGCGCGGGAGAGGGCGTCACCGTCGCGGCGGAGTTCACGGTACGGCCCGCCCATCAGGGTGCCCCGGGCCTCGCTCACGGCGGAGTGCTCGCGACCGCCCTCGACGAGACGCTCGGCTCGCTGAACTGGCTGCTGCGCACCATCGCGGTCACCGGCCGCCTGGAGACCGACTTCGTCCTGCCCGTCCCCGTGGACACGGTGTTGTACCTGGAGGCCGAGGTCACGGCGGTGGCCGGCCGCAAGATCTACTCGACCGCCACCGGGCGGATCGGTGGCCCCGACGGGCCCGTCGCCGTTCGCGCGGACGCCCTCTTCGTCGAGGTCAAGGTCGACCACTTCATCGACAACGGCCGCCCGGAGGAGATCCGGGCCGCCATGAACGAACCGGACCAGATCCGCCGTGTCCGTGCCTTCGAGGTGAACCCGTGA
- a CDS encoding D-arabinono-1,4-lactone oxidase → MSTTVSGKSGTWRNWAGNVTARPVREVVPASVEELSAAVRKAADDGLRVKAVGTGHSFTAAAATDGVLIRPQLLTGIRKIDREAGTVTVEAGTPLKRLNVALAREGLSLTNMGDIMEQTVSGATSTGTHGTGRDSASIAAQIKGLELVTADGSLLTCSEEENPDVFAAARVGIGALGIVTAITFSVEPIFLLTAREEPMTFDKVTADFDELFTENEHFEFYWFPHTGNCNTKRNNRSAGPEKPIGQIGGWIEDEFLSNGVFQVANLVGRAAPVTIPTIAKISSRALSARTYTDIPYKVFTSPRRVRFVEMEYAVPREALVETLRELKTMVDRSSLRVSFPVEVRTAPADDITLSTASGRESAYIAVHMFRGTPYQAYFTAAERIFTAHEGRPHWGKVHTRDAEYFSKVYPRFGEFTALRDRLDPDRRFGNDYLRRVLGS, encoded by the coding sequence ATGAGCACCACAGTGAGCGGGAAGAGCGGCACGTGGCGTAACTGGGCGGGGAACGTCACCGCCCGTCCCGTACGGGAAGTCGTCCCCGCTTCGGTCGAGGAGCTCTCCGCGGCCGTACGCAAGGCGGCCGACGATGGTCTGAGGGTCAAGGCCGTCGGCACCGGGCACTCCTTCACCGCCGCCGCCGCGACCGACGGCGTATTGATCCGCCCTCAACTGTTGACCGGCATCCGCAAGATCGACCGCGAGGCCGGGACCGTCACCGTTGAGGCGGGCACCCCGCTCAAGCGTCTCAATGTGGCTCTCGCGCGCGAGGGGCTGTCGCTCACGAACATGGGCGACATCATGGAACAGACGGTGTCGGGCGCGACCAGCACCGGAACGCACGGCACGGGCCGCGACTCTGCCTCGATCGCCGCGCAGATCAAGGGACTTGAGCTGGTCACCGCGGACGGTTCGCTCCTCACCTGCTCCGAGGAGGAGAATCCCGATGTCTTCGCGGCGGCCCGGGTGGGCATCGGCGCCCTGGGGATCGTCACCGCGATCACCTTCTCCGTAGAACCCATTTTTCTGCTCACGGCCCGCGAGGAGCCGATGACCTTCGACAAGGTCACCGCCGACTTCGACGAACTCTTCACCGAGAACGAGCACTTCGAGTTCTACTGGTTCCCGCACACCGGCAACTGCAACACCAAGCGCAACAACCGCAGCGCCGGCCCCGAGAAGCCGATCGGGCAGATCGGCGGCTGGATCGAGGACGAGTTCCTCTCCAACGGGGTCTTCCAGGTGGCGAATCTGGTCGGCCGCGCCGCGCCCGTCACCATTCCGACGATCGCCAAGATCTCCAGCCGGGCGCTGTCCGCGCGGACCTACACCGACATTCCCTACAAGGTCTTCACTTCTCCGCGCCGGGTGCGCTTCGTGGAGATGGAGTACGCCGTTCCGCGCGAGGCGCTCGTCGAGACGCTGCGCGAGCTGAAGACGATGGTCGACCGCTCGTCCCTGCGGGTCAGCTTCCCCGTCGAGGTGCGCACGGCCCCCGCCGACGACATCACGCTCTCCACGGCGTCCGGGCGGGAGAGCGCCTACATCGCCGTCCACATGTTCAGGGGTACGCCCTATCAGGCGTACTTCACCGCGGCCGAGCGGATCTTCACGGCGCACGAGGGCCGCCCGCACTGGGGCAAGGTGCACACCCGCGACGCGGAGTACTTCTCGAAGGTGTATCCGCGCTTCGGCGAGTTCACGGCGCTGCGGGACCGTCTTGACCCGGATCGCCGCTTTGGGAACGACTACTTGCGTCGGGTGCTGGGCTCGTAG
- a CDS encoding DUF4193 domain-containing protein yields MATDYDTPRKTDDDVDSDSLEELKARRNDKSTSSVDVDEFEAAEGLELPGADLSNEELAVRVLPKQQDEFTCMSCFLVHHRSQLAREKNGQPICRDCD; encoded by the coding sequence ATGGCAACGGATTACGACACCCCACGCAAGACCGACGACGACGTCGACTCGGACAGCCTTGAAGAACTGAAGGCTCGCCGGAACGACAAGTCGACGTCGTCGGTCGACGTAGACGAGTTCGAGGCCGCAGAAGGCCTGGAGCTGCCCGGAGCCGACCTCTCGAACGAGGAGCTGGCCGTCCGGGTGCTGCCCAAGCAGCAGGACGAGTTCACTTGCATGAGCTGCTTCCTGGTGCACCACCGCAGCCAGCTGGCCCGCGAGAAGAACGGTCAGCCGATCTGCCGCGACTGCGACTGA
- a CDS encoding response regulator transcription factor, protein MRVLVVEDEQLLADAVATGLRREAMAVDVVYDGAAALERIGVNDYDVVVLDRDLPLVHGDDVCRKIVELGMPTRVLMLTASGDVSDRVEGLEIGADDYLPKPFAFSELTARVRALGRRTSVPLPPVLERAGIKLDPNRREVFRDGKEVQLAPKEFAVLEVLLRSEGAVVSAEQLLEKAWDENTDPFTNVVRVTVMTLRRKLGEPPVIVTVPGSGYRI, encoded by the coding sequence GTGCGCGTACTCGTCGTCGAGGACGAGCAGCTGCTCGCCGATGCGGTGGCCACCGGACTGCGCCGGGAGGCCATGGCCGTCGACGTCGTGTACGACGGTGCGGCCGCCCTGGAGCGCATCGGCGTCAACGACTACGACGTGGTCGTCCTCGACCGCGACCTCCCGCTCGTGCATGGCGACGACGTCTGCCGCAAGATCGTCGAGCTCGGCATGCCCACGCGCGTGCTGATGCTCACCGCCTCCGGCGACGTCAGCGACCGTGTCGAGGGCCTGGAGATCGGCGCCGACGACTACCTCCCCAAGCCGTTCGCGTTCAGCGAGCTGACGGCACGCGTGCGTGCTCTCGGGCGTCGTACGAGCGTGCCGTTGCCGCCCGTCCTGGAGCGCGCCGGGATCAAGCTCGACCCCAACCGGCGCGAGGTCTTCCGCGACGGCAAGGAGGTCCAGCTCGCGCCCAAGGAGTTCGCCGTCCTGGAGGTGCTGCTGCGCAGCGAGGGCGCCGTCGTCTCCGCCGAACAGCTCCTGGAGAAGGCCTGGGACGAGAACACGGACCCCTTCACCAATGTCGTCCGCGTCACCGTCATGACCCTGCGCCGCAAGCTCGGGGAGCCCCCGGTCATCGTCACCGTGCCCGGCTCCGGCTACCGGATCTGA
- a CDS encoding inositol monophosphatase family protein, which translates to MIEPLHTELLQLAHDAARRAGELLRDGRPADLTVAATKSSPIDIVTEMDIAAEKLITDLISQHRPHDGFLGEEGASSEGTSGIRWVVDPLDGTVNYLYGLPTWAVSIAAEQNGETVVGVVAAPMRGETYSAVRGRGARATGAWVGERRLACRPSPPLDQALVSTGFNYVTEVKVHQAEVAHRLIPLLRDIRRSGSAAVDLCDVAAGRLDGYYERGLHPWDLAAGDLIAREAGALTGGRPGERPGGDLAVAASPGVFEPLQRLLEEFGAWHD; encoded by the coding sequence TTGATCGAGCCCCTGCACACCGAACTGCTCCAGCTCGCCCACGACGCCGCCCGCCGCGCAGGCGAGCTGCTGCGGGACGGCCGCCCGGCGGACCTCACGGTCGCCGCCACCAAGTCCAGCCCGATCGACATCGTCACCGAGATGGACATCGCCGCCGAGAAGCTGATCACCGACCTGATCTCCCAGCACCGCCCCCACGACGGCTTCCTCGGCGAGGAGGGCGCCTCCAGCGAAGGCACCAGTGGTATCCGCTGGGTCGTCGACCCGCTCGACGGCACGGTGAACTACCTCTACGGGCTCCCGACCTGGGCGGTGTCCATCGCGGCCGAACAGAACGGCGAGACCGTCGTCGGAGTCGTCGCGGCACCGATGCGCGGCGAGACCTACAGCGCCGTGCGCGGCAGGGGAGCCCGGGCCACCGGGGCCTGGGTCGGCGAGCGCCGGCTGGCCTGCCGCCCGTCGCCGCCCCTGGACCAGGCCCTGGTCTCGACCGGCTTCAACTACGTGACCGAGGTCAAAGTCCACCAGGCCGAGGTCGCCCACCGGCTGATCCCCCTGCTGCGCGACATCCGGCGCAGCGGTTCGGCGGCCGTCGACCTGTGCGACGTCGCCGCGGGCCGCCTCGACGGCTACTACGAGCGCGGTCTGCACCCCTGGGACCTCGCGGCGGGCGACCTGATCGCCCGTGAGGCGGGTGCCCTGACCGGTGGACGCCCCGGAGAGCGCCCCGGGGGCGATCTGGCTGTCGCGGCCTCCCCGGGCGTCTTCGAGCCCCTCCAGCGGCTTCTGGAGGAGTTCGGCGCCTGGCACGACTGA